TTTATGACAGCATAACAAAccctctttttaatttctgaacatTTCCTGCATGTTCTGCTCTGAACTCTTCCCCCTTTAGCTGAGTAGGTGCTCACCAGCTGGGATGAAGTCAGAGTCAGCTTTCAGTCAGAAGGCAATCATTCACTCATTCTAAAGGACAGAGTTCAATATCTAAAATGCACTATTCGAACAGAaatttactacttttttttttttttttttttccctactcaGACTATCCAAGGGATTGTTTTGAGATTTTTCAGCGCTCCAAAGGAAATTCCAGAGATGGTCTTTACATCATCCAACCAAAGGAGGACCCAATTGTTGTCTCTTGTAACATGCAGGATGGTGGCTGGACAGTAATCCAGCACATTACAGCCAATAGTACTGTCGACTTTGATAGGACCTGGCAGGATTACAAATATGGATTTGGGTCTGTTCATGACAACCACTGGTTAGGAAATGAATATATACATCAGTTAACCAGCAGCTCCGTGCAATATATACTTGGAGTTAAACTTGTAAACCTAAATGCTGAAATCAAATGGGGACAGTATGAACCATTCCTTATTGAAGATGAAGAGTCTCAATACCGAATCAGGGTTGGTCTATACAAAGGCAACGCCACTGATGCTCTGACCCTGGACACGGAAGCTTATCTTCATGACAACCAGAAGTTCACCACCAAGGACAGAGACAATGacaattattttcagaattgtGCTAAACTGGAACACAATGGTGTTCCCGGGGGAGGCTGGTGGTACGATGCGTGTGCTGGAGCAAATCTAAACCGTAGGAACGTGATATACTGGCAAAAGGACTGCAACAAGCAACGCATATGCAAGTTTGCATGGATGATGATCAAACCCATTGACCACAGACTGTCATATCCAGCCAAGTCCTGTCCATGTCAGAAAGTTGAACTGTAGGTAAGCCATGTATACTTTGAAAGGAACATGGATTCTTTGTCCAGTGACTGAAGTGAACTCACACTGACTGAATAATCACACCAAGTAATCATGATTGAAAATTTAATCTGGGCCTCTGGAAGGAATTTATGATAGCATATCTTCCAGGACTGGACCAGGACACAGATATTGACCAAACACACCAGTAAGAAGTCACTGTCAGAAACCGAGGCCTCTATcagaacatttaaataattaattttatagtattttagcCGTAAGAGGAGTCAGGTATGAAAGACAGGATATGACGTCTTCTACGAGATATACATGAATATACATGCATTTCAGAAGGTTTTGCTCCAGTATGAATGTTCACGGCTGACCTCCTGTAATTGCACATCTTCACATATcaagcagaaaggaaatttcCAGTGAAGTACCTACATTTACAAAATGCATACGGGAGAGTATTGTGTACCATAGGGCAGCATCAggccttttctttttacctttagttaaaggtattttaatatataaaattgGAATTAGCCTCATCTCTGATggcttcttttccccttcattgACCCTTCTTTTTACCTCTACTTTTTAATGATCCCACCAACAATGAAGTATTCAGCataggcttttcttttcttccttcttgttaGAGTACCCAGAGCTAATGGGATCATCAGCTTTCCCATTTAAAGCTACTAATCCAAAGCTTACAAATCCTCTGAATTTTTCCTCAAGAAACTCAgtgaacacattttttaaaagatcaaatTGATTTTGCAATTGTTTACTTattgctccattttttttcctgaatattatTCCACTTTGTTTACCATGTTTTGACTGTTGCTTCTCCCTGTTTCATGATGTgcttcagccttctcttttttaaataccaCTGTGAGAAAAGAAGTGTTGGCTTTATTTCACATTTGCTAGCTTCAATTGGTTTGGCACTCAacattgaaattatttaaacagtGCCTTTTTTCTGACTATAAAATAAAGAATCTttaaatttcattataaaatcatctgttttaaaataataaataaaaggatTTCAGTTTTGATAACCTTGAGgaccttgcttttttttacagctgtttgGGTTACTTCACATATTTCTATATCATTGGAATAGCTGAATGACAACTGAAGAGTTTTCATTGTTGCATTATACAAAATGTCAGGATAATCATTAGAATACCTTGTATGTTTTCTTAGATACTTCAATTACAGAAACTTAACCAACAGATACTGGCAAActcctgctttttaatttaaaaatggaatctcatgatttccatgaaaattactttgcaaaaaataaattgtattgtGTTTTGAGAAGACCAAGACTGCTAGGATTACTtaagaagagaaattaattggGAAGTGGAAAAGCcaagaaagcaatttttgttttgtacaaTGCACtgcaacattttcagaaagagatACAGATATATTATGTGGGTGAGGTCAAAATAGCACACATGTCTATTttgcactattttttttcccctgaaattgTATTCAAAGACGGAACTGTGACAGGGGAAGAAATGGATAGTAGCTGAATTGAGTTTATGTTATTGAGTCAATTTAATGTGAGTTCTGCTGTAACTCTATCGGGATGCCTCCGAAGTTGTAATGAGGATACAAGAAAATCACCCAAGTGCTGCCAGTCTCCCATAGCTTTTATTCGAATTCGTGGCCATATAGCCAGATTCTCACACACCttccaaaaatgtgttttgaataaTCTTGACATGGGAGTGCACAACTGAAAGCCAGCAGGGTGCATCTGATCCTCAAAGGCAAGTAACCTGCTCTCCAGGCCACCCTTGGCCTGTTTTGGAGGGTTTTGGAGGAAGAGGCCTGTGTAAATAAGCTGTATGAATGACTCGGGCACCAGCAGCCCAAATCCAGCTGCCCAGTTTCGGAGGCACTCTCTAGTATTAACTGGAGCCCTATAAGCCTATGCTGACACTGAATTGCAGTATGGGAATTAgattaaaatgtaataataactCATAACAACAAGTCcccaagaaaaaacaagacagaaagatTAATCCAGTTCAAAGAAAGACATTTAATGGAACTCAGAGACTGAGGTACATTCCACCCTTCTAAACAAAGTATGGATGGAAATGACtactggagctgaatttgggaCTAAGTAGTGGATGAAAATAAGTAAGACTATTCCAATACACCACCAGCACTTCTTTCTAGAGCTCTTAAAGAGAAGGACATAGACCCTTAAAAAGTGGGCTAAATTCTACTTCATAATTCCTTAGCGAAAGGCTGTCTTAACTGAacggattttttttctccatcactGAACCTTAATCACCAGATACCCAGAACAATGCTGAGAGCAGCTGGCTGTCAACACTGAATCAG
The Pelecanus crispus isolate bPelCri1 chromosome 6, bPelCri1.pri, whole genome shotgun sequence DNA segment above includes these coding regions:
- the LOC104038580 gene encoding fibrinogen-like protein 1-like protein, encoding MLLTSSAGFILFLLSHCTVTESTKEAVVLANAHLLPQRGYERLGNTNEKDYPRDCFEIFQRSKGNSRDGLYIIQPKEDPIVVSCNMQDGGWTVIQHITANSTVDFDRTWQDYKYGFGSVHDNHWLGNEYIHQLTSSSVQYILGVKLVNLNAEIKWGQYEPFLIEDEESQYRIRVGLYKGNATDALTLDTEAYLHDNQKFTTKDRDNDNYFQNCAKLEHNGVPGGGWWYDACAGANLNRRNVIYWQKDCNKQRICKFAWMMIKPIDHRLSYPAKSCPCQKVEL